A single window of Longimicrobium sp. DNA harbors:
- a CDS encoding sugar transferase: MLDVLVSGAALLAASPLLALAALGILLEDGRPLLYVQPRAGRGGRVFQALKFRTMRVHGTPAHEMAQVRSGDPLVTRVGSVLRRLKVDELPQLVNVLRGDMSLVGPRPTLPEQVAGYDAFQRRRLEVTPGLTGWAQVNGNTELDWPERILLDVWYVDHRSLWLDLRILARTLAVIMGGERVRSGPLEQARLHAHGSGRGG; this comes from the coding sequence GTGCTGGACGTCCTCGTGTCGGGCGCGGCGCTGCTGGCTGCATCTCCCCTGCTGGCGCTGGCGGCCCTGGGGATCCTGCTGGAAGACGGGCGGCCGCTGCTGTACGTGCAGCCGCGCGCCGGGCGGGGCGGGCGGGTGTTCCAGGCGCTCAAGTTCCGCACGATGCGCGTCCATGGCACCCCCGCGCATGAGATGGCGCAGGTGCGCTCCGGCGACCCCCTGGTGACGCGCGTGGGCTCGGTCCTGCGCCGGCTGAAGGTGGACGAGCTGCCGCAGCTGGTGAACGTCCTGCGCGGCGACATGTCGCTGGTGGGCCCGCGCCCCACGCTGCCGGAGCAGGTGGCGGGGTACGACGCCTTCCAGCGGCGGCGGCTGGAGGTCACGCCGGGGCTCACGGGGTGGGCGCAGGTGAACGGCAACACCGAACTGGACTGGCCCGAGCGCATTCTGCTGGACGTGTGGTACGTGGATCACCGCTCGCTCTGGCTGGACCTGCGCATCCTGGCGCGGACGCTGGCGGTGATCATGGGGGGCGAACGGGTCCGGAGCGGCCCCTTGGAACAGGCACGGCTGCATGCGCACGGTTCTGGTCGGGGCGGTTGA
- a CDS encoding heparinase II/III domain-containing protein, protein MLPVDRWPQAVRTVARTYGARGATLRALHEARKAAGRFRPAIRFPVPDAPVAGVHPFRVDGERLRSATDLAAAVERADRVADGFHHAYRWTWKPLPSTPAEWLAHPGTGHSFGDAPWWTVPHLGSGGDIKDVWEPGRFGWVYDLVRGWLVTGDTRYVDAFRRHFDTWRASSPPFRGPHWGCGQETAIRAAALLYAEANLPPVEGIAPTLAASGERIADAIGYAVSQHNNHSLSEAAGLVCLGVRFRGAHPEAERWLRSGRRWLARLVTEQFAPDGWYVQHSFTYLRLALDQCVVAERALRAAGLALPDEAVARLKAGVALLLAVMEGETGTVPNHGANDGAFVHPVTTAGVRDFRPVVTAACATWGIPLPDDVPADPEALAWLGLRAPPAAPARGNGVCSGSSGWAVARVGGACVFLRAGRYTSRPSHMDPLHLDVSFGGREVVVDAGTFAYNAPPPWKNGLTGARVHNGPVLDGREPGVRGPRFLWYIWPEADMVEAELGPDGATLVAEVPGRISRTVRVTAREVTVEDRIEPGAAREATVGWLLHPDAPAGAVRVDGPREVVEAVEGDTAGWYSPAYGERIASRRVQVRRPAAGGAVITTFIVPDDS, encoded by the coding sequence GTGCTGCCGGTTGACCGCTGGCCGCAGGCGGTACGCACCGTCGCGCGCACCTACGGCGCGCGCGGGGCCACGCTGCGCGCCCTGCACGAGGCGCGAAAGGCGGCGGGGCGCTTCCGCCCAGCCATCCGCTTCCCCGTCCCCGACGCGCCCGTGGCCGGCGTCCACCCCTTTCGCGTGGACGGGGAGCGCCTGCGGAGCGCGACCGACCTCGCGGCGGCCGTCGAGCGCGCGGACCGCGTGGCGGACGGGTTCCATCACGCCTACCGGTGGACGTGGAAGCCGCTCCCGTCCACCCCGGCGGAGTGGCTGGCGCACCCTGGGACGGGGCACTCGTTCGGGGACGCGCCCTGGTGGACGGTGCCGCACCTCGGCTCCGGCGGCGACATCAAGGACGTGTGGGAGCCTGGGCGCTTCGGCTGGGTGTACGACCTGGTGCGCGGCTGGCTGGTGACGGGCGACACGCGCTACGTGGACGCCTTCCGTCGCCACTTCGACACGTGGCGCGCCAGCAGCCCGCCCTTTCGCGGCCCGCACTGGGGGTGCGGGCAGGAGACGGCGATCCGCGCGGCGGCGCTCCTGTACGCCGAGGCCAACCTGCCGCCGGTAGAGGGGATCGCCCCGACGCTGGCGGCTTCGGGCGAGCGCATCGCCGACGCCATCGGCTACGCGGTGTCGCAGCACAACAACCACTCGCTTTCCGAGGCGGCGGGGCTGGTGTGCCTGGGCGTACGGTTCCGCGGCGCGCATCCCGAGGCGGAGCGCTGGCTGCGGAGCGGGCGCCGCTGGCTGGCCCGGCTGGTCACGGAGCAGTTCGCGCCGGACGGGTGGTACGTGCAGCACTCGTTCACCTACCTGCGCCTGGCGCTGGACCAGTGCGTGGTGGCCGAGCGCGCGCTGCGCGCCGCCGGGCTGGCGCTGCCCGACGAAGCCGTCGCCCGGCTGAAGGCGGGCGTAGCGCTGCTGCTGGCCGTGATGGAGGGCGAAACGGGGACGGTGCCCAACCACGGGGCCAACGACGGCGCCTTCGTCCACCCGGTGACGACGGCCGGGGTCCGCGACTTTCGCCCCGTGGTCACGGCCGCGTGCGCCACGTGGGGCATTCCGCTGCCCGATGACGTCCCCGCAGACCCCGAGGCGCTGGCGTGGCTGGGGCTCCGTGCGCCGCCGGCCGCCCCGGCGCGGGGTAACGGCGTGTGCAGTGGGTCGTCAGGGTGGGCGGTGGCGCGGGTGGGTGGGGCCTGCGTGTTCCTGCGCGCGGGGCGCTACACCAGCCGCCCCAGCCACATGGACCCGCTGCACCTGGACGTGAGCTTCGGCGGCCGCGAGGTGGTGGTGGACGCGGGGACGTTCGCCTACAACGCGCCCCCGCCGTGGAAGAACGGGCTGACGGGAGCGCGGGTGCACAATGGCCCGGTGCTGGACGGGCGCGAGCCGGGGGTGCGCGGGCCCCGCTTCCTGTGGTACATTTGGCCGGAAGCAGACATGGTCGAGGCCGAGCTCGGCCCGGACGGCGCCACGCTCGTGGCCGAAGTGCCCGGCCGCATAAGCCGCACCGTCCGCGTGACGGCGCGCGAGGTGACGGTCGAGGACCGCATTGAGCCCGGCGCGGCCCGCGAGGCCACCGTCGGCTGGCTGCTGCACCCCGACGCGCCGGCGGGCGCCGTCCGCGTGGACGGGCCCCGCGAGGTGGTCGAAGCCGTGGAAGGCGACACGGCCGGCTGGTATTCCCCGGCGTACGGCGAGCGAATCGCCTCGCGCCGGGTGCAGGTGCGCCGCCCCGCGGCGGGCGGCGCCGTAATCACGACCTTCATCGTCCCGGACGATTCCTGA
- a CDS encoding glycosyltransferase family 4 protein codes for MPSLLWVNHFAVGPGEGGGTRHFELGRELARRGWGVTVAASDLNLHTRRYARRAGPGDRRAIDEAIEGVRFRWLWAAPYERNDWRRARNWLSFSARVWRLPRSERPDVVIGSSPHLFAALAAERLAARWGVPFVFEVRDLWPETLSAAGGRRSPGYVALERIAWRLYRRASRIVVLARGSADYLAERGVPREKLVHVPNGVDVSAFAAIQRPPRQTLTLVYTGAHGPLNGLDAVLDAAERLRDRADLRFLLVGDGPAKAGLVADAERRGLANVEFRASVPKQAMPALLAGADAGLMVLRDVPLFSFGVSPNKLFDYLGAGLPVVCNVPGEVAEMVRDAGAGEQAADASGAALADAVVRLAAHAADERARMGERGRAWVAGEHDRPVLADRLDGMLRSLVADRAAG; via the coding sequence ATGCCTTCGCTGTTGTGGGTGAACCACTTCGCCGTCGGCCCGGGGGAGGGCGGCGGCACGCGCCACTTCGAGCTGGGGCGCGAGCTGGCGCGCCGCGGGTGGGGGGTGACCGTGGCCGCGTCGGACCTGAACCTGCACACCCGCCGGTACGCGCGCCGCGCCGGCCCCGGCGACCGGCGGGCGATCGACGAGGCCATCGAGGGGGTGCGCTTCCGCTGGCTGTGGGCGGCCCCGTACGAGCGCAACGACTGGCGCCGCGCCCGGAACTGGCTTTCGTTCAGCGCCCGGGTGTGGCGGCTGCCCCGGAGCGAGCGGCCGGACGTGGTGATCGGCTCGTCGCCCCACCTGTTCGCCGCGCTGGCGGCGGAGCGGCTGGCGGCGCGCTGGGGAGTGCCCTTCGTCTTCGAGGTGCGCGACCTGTGGCCCGAGACGCTTTCCGCCGCGGGCGGGCGGCGCAGCCCGGGGTACGTGGCGCTGGAGCGGATCGCCTGGCGGCTGTACCGGCGTGCCTCGCGCATCGTGGTCCTGGCGCGCGGCTCGGCCGACTACCTGGCCGAGCGGGGCGTGCCGCGCGAAAAGCTGGTGCACGTTCCCAACGGCGTGGACGTTTCCGCCTTCGCCGCCATCCAGCGCCCCCCGCGCCAGACGCTGACCCTGGTCTACACGGGGGCGCACGGCCCGCTGAACGGGCTCGACGCCGTGCTGGACGCGGCCGAGCGGCTGCGGGACCGCGCGGACCTCCGCTTTCTGCTGGTGGGCGACGGGCCGGCCAAGGCCGGGCTCGTGGCCGACGCGGAGCGGCGGGGCTTGGCGAACGTGGAGTTCCGCGCCTCCGTCCCCAAGCAGGCCATGCCGGCGCTGCTCGCCGGGGCCGACGCGGGGCTGATGGTGCTGCGCGACGTGCCGCTCTTTTCCTTTGGCGTAAGCCCCAACAAGCTGTTCGACTACCTGGGCGCTGGGCTGCCGGTGGTCTGCAACGTCCCGGGCGAGGTCGCGGAGATGGTCCGCGACGCCGGTGCGGGGGAGCAGGCGGCGGACGCGTCCGGCGCCGCCCTGGCCGACGCCGTCGTCCGGCTGGCGGCGCACGCGGCGGACGAGCGCGCGCGCATGGGCGAGCGCGGCCGCGCCTGGGTGGCGGGCGAGCACGACCGCCCCGTCCTGGCCGACCGGCTGGACGGAATGCTGCGCTCCCTGGTGGCGGACCGTGCTGCCGGTTGA
- a CDS encoding bi-domain-containing oxidoreductase, protein MKQLLQQLNTGETRLADVPVPRAGSASLVVETRATLVSAGTERMLVEFGRANLIDKARSQPDKVKQVLDKMRTDGVGPTLEAVRSKLDQPIPLGYCHAGVVVEAGAQAGRFRPGDRVVTNGPHAEYVRVPHTLAARIPEGVSEEAAAFTPLAAIGLQGIRMAAPTLGETVVVYGLGLIGLLTVQLLRANGCRVIGIDRDPSRLALAERFGATPLDGTAGAVAERVLAATNGVGADAVLLTLASDSDDPVHQAAEMSRKRGRLVLVGVTGLNLRRDDFYRKELTFAVSCSYGPGRYDPDYEEAGHDYPLPFVRWTEQRNFEAVLELMGGGRLDPLALVTHRFEFGDAPAAYEVISGKEPSLGVVLTYPDRGGVLPTVEARVLTNRPASAKAGQGVVGMIGAGNFALRTLLPALGETGARLHTIASSGGTSGAVVGGKFGFERVTTDVDAVIENPEIDTVFVLTRHDTHARLTERALAAGKHVFVEKPLALTDEELDAVQAAAQASGRLVTVGFNRRFAPLAGEMQALLRGRAGPVSVVATVNAGAIPRDHWTQDPAVGGGRITGEGCHFIDLCRFLVGAPIRGLQVTPARDGAGRAIDDIAHLSLSFADGSTAAVHYLASGARSYPKERIECFWDGKTAAIDNWRRLRRFGVAGPWWERSRGMDKGHAAELRLWMEAVRSGGAPPIPLDELWEVSRWSIRAGALARDAG, encoded by the coding sequence ATGAAGCAGTTGCTGCAGCAGCTCAACACCGGTGAAACCCGCCTGGCCGACGTGCCGGTGCCCCGCGCGGGGTCGGCGTCGCTGGTGGTGGAAACCCGCGCCACGCTGGTCTCGGCGGGAACGGAGCGCATGCTGGTGGAGTTCGGCCGCGCCAACCTGATCGACAAGGCGCGCAGCCAGCCCGACAAGGTCAAGCAGGTGCTCGACAAGATGCGCACCGACGGGGTGGGCCCCACCCTCGAGGCGGTACGCTCCAAGCTGGACCAGCCCATTCCCCTGGGCTACTGCCACGCGGGGGTGGTGGTGGAGGCGGGGGCGCAGGCGGGCCGGTTCCGTCCCGGCGACCGGGTGGTGACCAACGGCCCCCACGCCGAGTACGTGCGCGTTCCCCACACGTTGGCCGCGCGCATCCCCGAGGGGGTGAGCGAGGAGGCCGCGGCCTTCACCCCGCTGGCCGCCATCGGCCTGCAGGGCATCCGCATGGCGGCGCCCACGCTGGGCGAAACGGTGGTCGTGTACGGGCTGGGGCTCATCGGCCTGCTGACGGTGCAGCTGCTGCGCGCCAACGGCTGCCGGGTGATCGGCATCGACCGCGACCCCTCGCGGCTGGCCCTGGCCGAGCGCTTCGGGGCCACCCCACTGGACGGCACCGCGGGGGCCGTGGCCGAGCGGGTGCTGGCGGCCACCAACGGGGTGGGCGCCGACGCCGTGCTGCTGACGCTGGCCTCGGACTCGGACGACCCCGTGCACCAGGCGGCGGAGATGAGCCGCAAGCGCGGCCGCCTGGTGCTGGTGGGCGTCACGGGGCTGAACCTGCGCCGCGACGACTTCTACCGGAAGGAACTCACCTTCGCGGTGTCGTGCAGCTACGGCCCGGGGCGCTACGACCCCGACTACGAGGAGGCCGGGCACGACTACCCGCTCCCCTTCGTGCGGTGGACCGAGCAGCGGAACTTCGAGGCCGTGCTGGAGCTGATGGGCGGCGGCCGGCTGGACCCGCTGGCCCTGGTGACCCACCGCTTCGAGTTCGGCGACGCCCCCGCGGCGTACGAGGTGATCTCGGGGAAGGAGCCCAGCCTGGGCGTGGTGCTCACCTACCCCGACCGGGGCGGCGTGCTTCCCACCGTGGAGGCGCGCGTGCTGACCAACCGCCCCGCCTCGGCGAAAGCCGGCCAGGGGGTGGTGGGGATGATCGGCGCCGGCAACTTCGCCCTGCGCACGCTGCTTCCCGCGCTGGGCGAAACGGGGGCGCGGCTTCACACCATCGCTTCCAGCGGGGGCACCAGCGGCGCCGTCGTGGGCGGCAAGTTCGGCTTCGAGCGGGTGACCACCGACGTCGACGCGGTGATCGAGAACCCGGAGATCGACACCGTCTTCGTCCTCACCCGCCACGACACGCACGCCCGGCTGACCGAGCGCGCGCTGGCCGCGGGGAAGCACGTGTTCGTCGAAAAGCCGCTGGCCCTCACCGACGAGGAGCTCGACGCGGTGCAGGCTGCGGCGCAGGCCTCGGGGCGGCTGGTGACGGTGGGCTTCAACCGCCGCTTCGCCCCGCTGGCGGGCGAGATGCAGGCCCTGCTGCGCGGGCGCGCCGGGCCGGTGTCGGTGGTGGCCACGGTGAACGCGGGCGCCATCCCCCGCGACCACTGGACGCAGGACCCGGCCGTGGGCGGCGGGCGCATCACCGGCGAGGGGTGCCACTTCATCGACCTGTGCCGGTTCCTGGTGGGCGCGCCCATCCGCGGCCTGCAGGTGACGCCGGCGCGCGACGGGGCGGGGCGGGCCATCGACGACATCGCCCACCTGTCGCTTTCCTTCGCCGACGGCTCCACGGCGGCGGTGCACTACCTGGCTTCGGGGGCGCGGTCGTATCCCAAGGAGCGCATCGAGTGCTTCTGGGACGGAAAGACGGCGGCCATCGACAACTGGCGGCGCTTGCGGCGCTTCGGCGTGGCGGGGCCCTGGTGGGAGCGGTCGCGCGGGATGGACAAGGGCCACGCGGCCGAGCTGCGCCTGTGGATGGAAGCCGTGCGCTCCGGCGGCGCGCCGCCCATTCCCCTGGACGAGTTGTGGGAGGTGTCGCGCTGGTCCATCCGCGCCGGGGCGCTGGCACGCGATGCGGGCTGA
- a CDS encoding O-antigen polymerase, with product MRPGLLFVDSQVETLLQPARGRGFSVLLLLTLACLAGWLIARIQTHLYGTEALLAIMVGCLCLGPLVVRTLQGRFDVFEPLTIICAVYFLYFSFAPLVRITMNDFSFVERTFETLYLHGLLVISIPVLATWVGYALPWGRRIGERFASPVRLEAEGLRVLRRCGWGLSFAAVGGLALWAAVANIHWTRFLLPGIVTQVPQGGAEGPGQDIAWFFLALEWFIPAFLMLSVSGGFRSRAARWGYWLGVFVVYLSMTFRYRLLIFIISAFILGYLRRGRRPSLLLLAGGASVIFVLAGWLSLMRVYFGSYGQMGTMDLSMEKILVSGLADTRIFDTFMAVTYAVPRFIDYVFLDPFLYVFILPIPRALWPAKPEPEWIRSVGPILGTPGAVSAGAAVPHFGEYYMAFGWPGVVVGMIVFGVLTRALWAWFQSDPKDPARQVVYAICNIWLLQVIIRGYLAQIVKEFFFFLVPVILAMWAARRAQMRAAAAASNA from the coding sequence ATGCGTCCGGGGCTACTCTTTGTGGACTCGCAGGTGGAAACGCTGCTGCAACCAGCCCGCGGCCGGGGTTTTTCCGTGCTGCTGCTGCTGACCCTCGCGTGCCTGGCCGGATGGCTAATCGCGCGAATACAGACTCACCTGTACGGAACCGAGGCGCTGCTCGCCATCATGGTGGGCTGCCTGTGCCTGGGTCCGCTCGTCGTGCGTACGCTGCAGGGGCGGTTCGACGTGTTCGAGCCGCTCACCATCATCTGCGCCGTCTATTTCCTGTATTTCTCCTTCGCGCCCCTGGTGCGCATCACCATGAACGATTTCTCGTTCGTGGAGCGCACGTTCGAAACGCTGTACCTGCACGGGCTCCTCGTCATCAGCATCCCGGTGCTCGCCACCTGGGTGGGGTACGCGCTTCCGTGGGGGCGCCGCATCGGCGAGCGGTTCGCTTCGCCGGTGCGCCTGGAAGCAGAAGGGCTGCGCGTGCTGCGCCGCTGCGGGTGGGGTCTTTCGTTCGCCGCCGTGGGCGGCCTGGCCCTGTGGGCGGCCGTGGCGAACATCCACTGGACGCGGTTCCTGCTCCCCGGCATCGTCACGCAGGTGCCGCAGGGGGGCGCCGAGGGGCCGGGGCAGGACATCGCCTGGTTCTTCCTGGCGCTGGAGTGGTTCATCCCCGCCTTCCTGATGCTTTCCGTCAGCGGCGGGTTCCGCAGCCGCGCGGCCCGGTGGGGGTACTGGCTGGGGGTGTTCGTGGTGTACCTCTCGATGACGTTCCGCTACCGCCTGCTGATCTTCATCATCTCCGCTTTCATCCTGGGGTACCTGCGGCGGGGGCGCCGCCCCAGCCTGCTGCTCCTGGCGGGCGGGGCGTCGGTGATCTTCGTCCTGGCCGGGTGGCTGTCGCTGATGCGCGTGTACTTCGGCAGCTACGGGCAGATGGGGACGATGGACCTGTCGATGGAGAAGATCCTGGTGTCGGGCCTGGCCGACACGCGCATCTTCGACACCTTCATGGCGGTGACGTACGCGGTTCCCCGCTTCATCGACTACGTGTTCCTGGACCCGTTCCTGTACGTCTTCATCCTTCCCATCCCCCGCGCCCTCTGGCCCGCCAAGCCCGAGCCCGAGTGGATCCGCTCCGTGGGGCCCATCCTGGGAACGCCGGGCGCCGTGAGCGCCGGCGCGGCGGTGCCGCACTTCGGCGAGTACTACATGGCCTTCGGATGGCCGGGGGTGGTCGTGGGGATGATCGTCTTCGGCGTGCTCACGCGCGCGCTGTGGGCGTGGTTCCAGTCCGATCCCAAGGACCCCGCCCGCCAGGTGGTGTACGCCATCTGCAACATCTGGCTCCTGCAGGTGATCATCCGCGGATACCTGGCGCAGATCGTCAAGGAGTTCTTCTTCTTCCTGGTTCCCGTGATCCTGGCCATGTGGGCTGCGCGGCGGGCGCAGATGCGGGCGGCGGCCGCTGCGTCGAATGCCTAG
- the asnB gene encoding asparagine synthase (glutamine-hydrolyzing), whose translation MCGIAGFAGSFEPALLERMITCVAHRGPDGEGRRVMEGGAPRRRVGLAHRRLSIIDLSPSGAQPMGVRCARCGVAEGAGDAGLWMTYNGEIYNFQELRRELESRGHAFGSRTDSEVLLHLYADEGPAMLERLNGIFALAIYDGRPSGQRGGMRPGDVLVARDGLGVKPLYYASLPDGVLFGSEIKSLLQTGLVPREMDPEAIHYHLAYLWAPSPSTVLKHVRKLRPGFAMVLREGGVAREWCHYDLPYGREPLPGSEADIAAELARQVEAAVDRQMVADVPVGAFLSGGLDSSAVVAMMRRVRPDYTPRCYSIGFRGDQDVEGNPADLPYARRVAAHLGVDLCVLEIEPDAIRHLERMLYHLDEPQADPAPINALLISEQARADGTKVLLSGAGGDDIFSGYRRHYALRMERAWSWLPSTLRGGLAGAARWAGEGGLGMMDRSSIRRAAKAFANADLDPDRRMASYWWWSGEAVRRALYTPAFAAATRDVDTAAPLVDSLHRIPGERDPLNRMLYLEAKHFLADHNLNYTDKTGMAAGVETRVPLLDRELVDFATRIPPRLKQQGRVGKAIFKKSMEPFLPHDVIYRPKTGFGAPLRDWLHGELRELREDTLGAAALSRRGWFDPAAVARLVEQDRRGEVDAAYTIFAMMCIELWCRMFVDAPLPARAAA comes from the coding sequence ATGTGCGGGATCGCGGGGTTCGCGGGGAGCTTCGAGCCCGCCCTCCTGGAACGGATGATCACCTGCGTGGCGCACCGGGGCCCGGACGGCGAAGGGCGCCGCGTCATGGAGGGCGGGGCTCCCCGGCGCAGGGTGGGGCTGGCGCACCGGCGCCTGTCCATCATCGACCTTTCCCCCAGCGGGGCGCAGCCCATGGGCGTGCGCTGCGCCCGCTGCGGCGTCGCCGAGGGGGCGGGCGACGCCGGGCTGTGGATGACGTACAACGGCGAGATCTACAACTTCCAGGAGCTGCGCCGCGAACTGGAGTCGCGCGGCCACGCGTTCGGCAGCCGCACGGACAGCGAGGTGCTGCTGCACCTGTACGCCGACGAGGGCCCGGCCATGCTGGAGCGCCTGAACGGCATCTTCGCCCTGGCCATCTACGACGGCCGCCCCTCCGGCCAGCGCGGGGGAATGCGCCCCGGCGACGTGCTGGTGGCGCGCGACGGCCTGGGGGTGAAGCCGCTGTACTACGCGTCCCTTCCCGACGGGGTGCTGTTCGGGTCGGAGATCAAGTCGCTGCTGCAGACGGGGCTCGTTCCGCGCGAGATGGACCCCGAGGCCATCCACTACCACCTGGCCTACCTGTGGGCGCCCTCGCCCTCCACGGTGCTCAAGCACGTGCGCAAGCTGCGCCCCGGCTTCGCCATGGTGCTGCGGGAGGGCGGGGTGGCGCGCGAGTGGTGCCACTACGACCTGCCGTACGGGCGCGAGCCCCTGCCCGGCTCCGAGGCCGACATCGCGGCCGAGCTGGCCCGGCAGGTGGAGGCGGCGGTGGACCGGCAGATGGTGGCCGACGTGCCCGTGGGGGCCTTTCTTTCCGGCGGGCTGGACAGCAGCGCCGTGGTGGCCATGATGCGGCGCGTGCGGCCCGACTATACCCCGCGCTGCTACTCCATCGGCTTTCGCGGCGACCAGGACGTCGAGGGGAACCCGGCGGACCTGCCGTACGCGCGGCGGGTGGCGGCGCACCTGGGGGTGGACCTGTGCGTCCTGGAGATCGAGCCCGACGCCATCCGCCACCTGGAGCGCATGCTCTACCACCTGGACGAGCCCCAGGCGGACCCGGCGCCCATCAACGCCCTGCTGATCAGCGAGCAGGCGCGGGCGGACGGCACGAAGGTGCTGCTTTCCGGCGCGGGGGGCGACGACATCTTTTCCGGCTACCGGCGGCACTACGCCCTGCGGATGGAGCGGGCCTGGTCGTGGCTCCCCTCCACCCTCCGTGGCGGGCTGGCCGGCGCCGCGCGCTGGGCGGGCGAGGGCGGGCTGGGGATGATGGACCGTTCCTCCATCCGCCGCGCGGCCAAGGCCTTCGCCAACGCCGACCTGGACCCCGACCGGCGGATGGCCAGCTACTGGTGGTGGAGCGGCGAAGCCGTGCGCCGCGCCCTGTACACCCCCGCGTTCGCCGCCGCCACGCGCGACGTCGACACGGCGGCGCCGCTGGTCGACAGCCTGCACCGCATTCCGGGCGAGCGCGACCCGCTGAACCGCATGCTGTACCTGGAGGCCAAGCACTTCCTGGCGGACCACAACCTGAACTACACCGACAAGACGGGGATGGCCGCCGGGGTGGAAACGCGGGTGCCGCTGCTGGACCGCGAGCTGGTGGACTTCGCCACCCGCATTCCCCCCCGGCTCAAGCAGCAGGGGCGGGTGGGCAAGGCCATCTTCAAGAAGTCGATGGAGCCGTTCCTTCCCCACGACGTCATCTACCGTCCCAAGACCGGCTTCGGCGCCCCGCTGCGCGACTGGCTGCACGGCGAGCTGCGGGAGCTGCGCGAGGACACCCTGGGCGCCGCCGCCCTTTCCCGCCGCGGGTGGTTCGATCCCGCCGCCGTGGCCCGGCTGGTGGAGCAGGACCGGCGCGGCGAGGTCGACGCGGCCTACACGATCTTCGCGATGATGTGCATCGAGCTGTGGTGCCGCATGTTCGTCGACGCGCCCCTTCCCGCACGCGCCGCCGCCTGA
- a CDS encoding glycosyltransferase family 4 protein gives MPRILVVNNIPSPYNDALFACLAGQAGVQLRVAYCASQEQNRSWRLPRDKGYDYLVMKGRSFAGSAHLNPGVLGVIRRFRPDVAVLSGSYTMPTMQLAAAVLRAGRVPWVYWSEELGLEPVPLLRRVARRTLRRTLLAAHGVLAIGSRAGRSYRRIGVPPARIADFRYYADVARFRTPPAERDRARAEVRAALGIDAGALVFLYCGQMIARKGVDTLLGAHALLRREGVEATVVLAGDGPEQGALARMAGELGTADAARFTGFVQPDELPRLFAAADAFVLPSRREGWGVVVHEAMAAGLPVIASDQVNAAVDLVAQGESGWLFPAGDAETLAARMREFCGHPDRQAVGANARAVAEREAPERMAPRLVSLLGATMAGEDLCSR, from the coding sequence ATGCCTAGGATCCTGGTCGTCAACAACATCCCCTCGCCCTACAACGACGCCCTGTTCGCGTGCCTCGCGGGGCAGGCGGGGGTGCAGCTGCGGGTGGCCTACTGCGCGTCGCAGGAGCAGAACCGCTCGTGGCGGCTGCCGCGCGACAAGGGGTACGACTACCTGGTGATGAAGGGCCGCTCGTTCGCGGGCTCGGCCCACCTCAATCCCGGCGTGCTGGGGGTGATCCGTCGCTTCCGCCCCGACGTGGCGGTGCTCTCGGGCTCGTACACCATGCCCACGATGCAGCTGGCGGCGGCGGTGCTGCGCGCGGGCCGCGTTCCCTGGGTGTACTGGAGCGAGGAGCTGGGGCTGGAGCCGGTGCCGCTGCTGCGGCGGGTGGCCCGGCGCACCCTCCGGCGCACCCTGCTCGCGGCGCACGGCGTGCTGGCCATCGGCAGCCGCGCCGGGCGCTCGTACCGGCGCATCGGCGTGCCGCCGGCCCGCATCGCCGACTTTCGCTACTACGCCGACGTGGCGCGCTTCCGCACGCCCCCCGCCGAGCGCGACCGGGCGCGGGCCGAGGTGCGCGCGGCGCTGGGCATCGACGCAGGTGCGCTGGTGTTCCTGTACTGCGGGCAGATGATCGCGCGGAAGGGGGTCGACACCCTGCTCGGCGCGCACGCCCTGCTCCGCCGCGAGGGGGTGGAGGCGACGGTCGTGCTGGCGGGCGACGGTCCCGAGCAGGGAGCGCTCGCCCGGATGGCCGGCGAGCTCGGGACGGCGGACGCCGCCCGGTTCACCGGGTTCGTTCAGCCCGACGAGCTGCCCCGGCTGTTCGCCGCCGCCGACGCCTTCGTGCTGCCGTCGCGCCGCGAGGGCTGGGGCGTCGTGGTGCACGAGGCCATGGCGGCGGGGCTTCCCGTGATCGCCTCGGACCAGGTGAACGCGGCGGTGGACCTGGTGGCCCAGGGCGAGTCGGGGTGGCTCTTTCCGGCGGGCGACGCCGAAACCCTGGCGGCGAGGATGCGCGAGTTCTGCGGGCACCCGGACCGCCAGGCCGTGGGGGCCAACGCCCGCGCCGTGGCCGAGCGCGAGGCGCCGGAGCGCATGGCACCGCGGCTGGTATCGCTTCTTGGCGCCACGATGGCGGGAGAAGACCTGTGTTCGCGATGA